A section of the Hirschia baltica ATCC 49814 genome encodes:
- a CDS encoding UPF0262 family protein → MDEKNKIASIHLDDETLSAAGPDAEHERRVAIFDLIENNYFKVEGVDPSGPYDVTLSLMDQKLVFAIRNPSAEEMKFIMSLMPFKRIIKDYFQICQSYHDAIRSSSPLRIEAIDMGRRSLHNEGSELLSQRLEGKVVLDFDTSRRLFTLICALHQKGGPV, encoded by the coding sequence ATGGATGAAAAAAATAAAATAGCGTCTATTCACTTAGACGATGAAACTTTATCAGCTGCTGGCCCAGACGCAGAGCATGAGCGGCGGGTCGCTATTTTCGATTTGATTGAAAATAACTACTTCAAGGTTGAGGGTGTTGATCCTTCAGGTCCTTATGATGTCACTCTTTCCTTGATGGATCAAAAACTGGTGTTTGCCATTCGCAACCCTAGTGCAGAAGAAATGAAGTTTATTATGTCTTTGATGCCGTTTAAGCGGATTATCAAAGATTATTTTCAGATTTGCCAAAGTTATCATGATGCAATTCGTTCTTCATCACCATTGAGAATAGAGGCAATTGATATGGGACGACGCAGCCTTCATAATGAGGGGTCTGAGTTGTTATCCCAAAGACTTGAAGGCAAAGTTGTACTCGATTTTGATACATCTCGTCGTTTATTTACATTAATTTGCGCTTTGCACCAAAAGGGTGGTCCCGTGTAA
- a CDS encoding DUF2948 family protein, with product MKKPSPLRLYAEDAEGVEIISSISQDGVAKVSDLSFEKKLHRFSIEMNRFNWELPNSKKPYFRTRSLLAVYGVLNVRARNLPQQSSDAVISLLAIVFKGEEEQPNGVVNLQFANNVEIELEVECVDLSLIDSDTSWPTLKKPKHKIAAKKAKT from the coding sequence ATGAAAAAACCATCACCTCTTAGGTTATATGCCGAGGATGCTGAAGGTGTTGAAATCATTTCTTCCATCTCACAGGATGGGGTTGCAAAGGTGAGCGACCTGTCTTTTGAAAAGAAACTTCATCGCTTTTCTATTGAAATGAACCGCTTTAATTGGGAGTTGCCCAATTCAAAAAAGCCGTATTTTCGAACACGTTCATTGTTGGCTGTATATGGTGTTTTGAATGTGAGAGCGCGTAATCTACCTCAACAATCGTCTGATGCAGTCATTTCTTTGTTGGCAATTGTTTTTAAAGGTGAAGAAGAGCAACCAAATGGTGTCGTTAATTTGCAGTTTGCAAATAATGTTGAAATAGAGTTGGAAGTTGAATGTGTCGACTTATCTTTAATAGACTCTGATACCTCATGGCCGACATTGAAGAAGCCTAAACACAAGATTGCCGCTAAGAAAGCTAAGACATAA
- a CDS encoding DNA gyrase inhibitor YacG translates to MSQKICTNCERSFDTKGFEPFCSKRCADVDLHHWMQGSYVIPGSGLDVEENAPSFTSSQDDER, encoded by the coding sequence ATGAGTCAGAAAATTTGTACTAACTGTGAAAGAAGTTTTGACACTAAAGGCTTTGAGCCATTTTGTTCGAAACGGTGTGCTGATGTGGACCTGCATCATTGGATGCAGGGTAGTTATGTCATCCCTGGGAGCGGATTGGATGTAGAGGAAAACGCACCTTCTTTCACTTCTTCACAGGATGATGAAAGATAA
- a CDS encoding bactofilin family protein: MFTKGKTPDNTTPVGNKPTAPSVSVPEQAKRAPSSPNRAAPSIISADVKMKGSIVSQGEVQVDGNIEGDIRASSLTIGNTGAVSGEVIAETVIVRGSVKGQVRGKKVQLCTGAKVEGDITHASLSIEPNAIFEGQVRHSQDPLNDAPRPAAAAPESPKV, encoded by the coding sequence ATGTTCACCAAGGGTAAAACACCAGATAACACGACTCCAGTTGGCAATAAGCCGACAGCACCGTCAGTTTCTGTGCCGGAGCAAGCCAAACGCGCTCCTTCATCCCCCAATAGAGCAGCACCTTCTATCATCAGTGCTGATGTTAAGATGAAGGGATCCATTGTATCGCAAGGCGAAGTTCAAGTTGATGGCAACATTGAAGGCGACATTCGCGCATCTTCCCTCACTATTGGTAATACAGGTGCTGTATCAGGCGAAGTTATCGCAGAAACAGTTATTGTGCGCGGTTCTGTTAAAGGACAAGTGCGCGGCAAAAAAGTTCAACTTTGCACAGGTGCGAAAGTAGAAGGCGACATCACTCACGCATCTCTGTCCATTGAGCCAAACGCAATCTTTGAAGGCCAAGTGCGCCACTCCCAAGATCCCCTCAATGATGCTCCACGTCCAGCAGCAGCTGCACCGGAATCGCCCAAAGTATAA
- the hisD gene encoding histidinol dehydrogenase, translating into MARRFNILENATDFDGFKAFMKEPRGGGSLDVSVAANIVEDVKNRGAVAVVEYTTKFDKLDLNVSTLASSQVDLEALASKCPENVKAAIKFAAKRIEYYHAQQMPSDHRFVDDDGVDMAWRWGPIDAVGLYVPGGRASYPSSVLMNAIPAKVAGVKRMVMVAPAPEGNLNPAVAYAALTVGITEFYPIGGAQAVAALAYGAGPLLPVDKIVGPGNAFVAAAKRIVFGDVGIDTIAGPSEITVVADGKNDPAWIAADLLSQCEHDPAAQSILITSDQGFAEKVEIAVKEQLESLSTQATATTAWENHGAIVIAPMDRAAQLVDIIAPEHVEFAVDDPEELVDSVRHAGAMFVGRYGPEALGDYVTGSNHVLPTSGAARFSSGLSSLDFMKRTSIQRISVEAFAALSEAAETLAIAEGLPAHANSVSIRKN; encoded by the coding sequence ATGGCTCGCCGATTTAATATACTAGAAAACGCTACAGATTTTGACGGTTTTAAAGCCTTCATGAAAGAACCACGCGGCGGCGGTTCTTTGGATGTATCTGTCGCGGCGAATATCGTTGAAGATGTAAAAAACAGAGGTGCAGTAGCCGTTGTTGAATACACAACTAAATTTGATAAATTGGATCTGAATGTTTCAACGCTAGCAAGTTCTCAAGTTGATTTGGAAGCACTTGCCTCAAAATGTCCTGAAAATGTGAAAGCAGCCATAAAGTTTGCTGCCAAACGTATCGAATACTATCATGCTCAACAGATGCCTTCAGATCACCGCTTTGTTGATGATGACGGCGTTGATATGGCGTGGCGTTGGGGGCCGATTGATGCAGTTGGCTTATACGTGCCTGGCGGGCGGGCAAGTTATCCCAGTTCAGTCTTGATGAATGCGATCCCAGCAAAAGTTGCTGGTGTGAAGCGCATGGTGATGGTTGCGCCTGCACCAGAGGGAAACTTAAATCCAGCCGTTGCGTATGCTGCGCTGACCGTTGGAATAACCGAATTTTATCCTATCGGCGGTGCTCAAGCAGTTGCGGCCCTAGCCTATGGCGCAGGTCCGCTTTTGCCGGTTGATAAGATTGTGGGTCCCGGAAATGCATTTGTTGCAGCAGCAAAAAGAATTGTGTTTGGAGACGTCGGTATTGATACAATCGCTGGTCCGTCAGAGATCACTGTCGTTGCTGATGGTAAAAACGATCCGGCTTGGATTGCAGCCGACCTTCTCTCTCAATGTGAGCATGATCCGGCTGCACAATCTATTTTGATTACATCGGATCAAGGTTTTGCCGAAAAGGTCGAAATTGCTGTAAAAGAGCAGTTGGAATCCCTTTCCACCCAAGCAACAGCAACAACAGCTTGGGAAAATCATGGTGCTATCGTAATCGCTCCAATGGATAGAGCGGCTCAGCTTGTTGATATTATTGCGCCGGAACATGTTGAGTTTGCAGTTGATGATCCTGAAGAGCTTGTTGATTCGGTACGTCATGCGGGTGCAATGTTTGTAGGCCGGTATGGTCCCGAGGCATTGGGAGATTATGTGACTGGCTCGAATCACGTATTGCCAACTTCTGGTGCTGCGCGGTTTTCTTCAGGGCTTTCATCCCTTGATTTCATGAAAAGAACATCGATTCAGCGGATAAGTGTTGAAGCTTTTGCTGCTTTGTCGGAAGCTGCTGAAACTTTAGCTATTGCTGAAGGCTTGCCGGCACACGCAAATTCTGTGTCTATTCGCAAGAATTGA
- a CDS encoding Maf family nucleotide pyrophosphatase produces MTDNTPDIQTSNLPQRLVLASASPRRRDLLNQICIHPDIIQPADLDETPLEGELPRPLAKRLAHEKCREVLGMLKEPAFVLAADTVVSVGRRILPKTENLEEAKACLKLLSGRTHRVFTGLSIASPDGKQSTKVIETRVSFKRLSQTEQSRYIESLEWQGKAGGYAIQGLAAAFVINVSGSYSSIVGLPLYETNSMLEGMGYITKHAK; encoded by the coding sequence GTGACGGACAATACGCCTGATATTCAGACGTCTAACCTGCCGCAAAGGCTTGTGCTCGCGAGTGCAAGTCCGCGGCGTCGTGACTTATTGAATCAGATTTGTATTCATCCAGATATTATTCAACCTGCTGATTTGGATGAAACTCCGTTGGAAGGTGAATTACCGCGTCCATTAGCAAAACGACTTGCACATGAAAAATGCAGGGAAGTTTTGGGAATGCTAAAGGAGCCAGCTTTTGTATTGGCCGCTGATACTGTCGTATCTGTGGGACGCAGAATACTACCCAAAACCGAAAATTTGGAAGAAGCTAAGGCTTGTCTTAAATTGCTTTCAGGGCGTACTCACCGTGTGTTTACCGGTTTGAGTATCGCATCACCTGATGGAAAACAGTCAACCAAAGTGATTGAAACGAGGGTTAGCTTTAAACGGTTATCGCAAACAGAGCAAAGCCGATATATAGAGAGCCTAGAATGGCAGGGTAAAGCTGGCGGCTATGCTATTCAGGGCCTTGCTGCTGCGTTTGTAATCAACGTATCAGGTTCATACTCATCAATTGTTGGGTTGCCGCTATATGAAACCAATTCTATGCTAGAGGGTATGGGATATATAACTAAACACGCAAAATAG
- the infA gene encoding translation initiation factor IF-1, translating into MAKEELLEFSGTIVELLPNATFRVKLENDHEIIAHTAGKMRKNRIRVLTGDKVLVEMTPYDLTKGRITYRFK; encoded by the coding sequence ATGGCGAAAGAAGAATTATTGGAATTTTCCGGAACGATTGTGGAATTGCTACCGAATGCAACTTTCCGTGTGAAATTGGAAAACGACCACGAAATCATTGCCCACACTGCGGGTAAGATGCGTAAGAACCGTATTCGTGTCCTAACAGGCGACAAAGTGCTTGTGGAGATGACACCATATGACCTGACTAAAGGTCGTATAACTTACCGTTTTAAATAA
- a CDS encoding M23 family metallopeptidase, whose protein sequence is MADEVKAQARALFDRVFPERQIYHRSGGSVRYVSVSPFQQALFAGGATLVAGWCVFASVNTLLQGPTNTFQTNADERKIAKIERWLQASQAREAAALSLLEEKTIAFTNATSEFERRHATLKTLLGALKGHESNEGELALNGTDGKILLNSTIEEADARTSRPSKGITASLEVAGFRAQIDSLRAEQAAFLDDAEDRAVERAERMRGVLRLTGVGVGRVVDQSNTFAGGPLHEVEPTNFSSVDLQSEGEDFSLRVREVKTRLAEAQFFEDLILAMPLGAPVGVSFRETSGYGKRRDPFTGRLAWHSGLDMGAFRNAPVTATAPGKVVFAGRKAGYGRAVEVDHGFGFMTRYGHLASINVKKGDSVILGQKVGGMGTTGRSTGVHLHYEVHFRGKTYDPIKFLRAGKHVHQG, encoded by the coding sequence ATGGCGGATGAAGTTAAAGCTCAAGCCAGAGCACTTTTTGATCGGGTTTTTCCTGAACGTCAAATTTATCACCGTAGTGGTGGTTCAGTAAGATACGTATCCGTATCTCCCTTCCAGCAAGCGTTGTTTGCTGGTGGTGCGACCCTTGTGGCAGGTTGGTGCGTATTTGCATCTGTCAACACTCTCCTCCAAGGGCCGACGAATACTTTTCAAACGAACGCCGATGAACGCAAAATAGCAAAAATTGAACGCTGGCTCCAAGCTTCACAAGCACGCGAAGCAGCAGCCCTTTCTCTTCTGGAAGAAAAAACAATAGCATTTACGAATGCGACCTCTGAATTTGAACGTCGACACGCTACCTTAAAGACTCTGCTAGGTGCCCTAAAGGGACATGAAAGCAATGAAGGAGAGTTGGCTTTAAACGGTACAGACGGAAAAATTCTTTTAAATTCTACAATTGAAGAAGCGGATGCACGCACATCACGTCCATCAAAAGGTATCACAGCCAGCTTAGAAGTTGCCGGATTTAGAGCACAAATAGATAGTCTTCGGGCTGAACAAGCCGCCTTCCTTGATGATGCTGAAGACAGGGCCGTAGAACGCGCAGAGCGCATGCGCGGTGTGTTGAGGCTAACAGGTGTTGGCGTTGGTCGCGTTGTTGATCAGTCCAACACATTTGCTGGTGGCCCTCTTCACGAAGTCGAACCGACAAATTTTTCATCAGTAGATCTTCAGAGTGAAGGTGAAGATTTTTCGCTTCGTGTGAGAGAAGTAAAGACAAGATTGGCTGAAGCTCAGTTTTTCGAAGATCTAATTCTAGCAATGCCTTTAGGTGCACCGGTCGGTGTGTCTTTTCGTGAAACATCTGGTTACGGAAAAAGACGAGATCCATTTACGGGTCGTTTAGCTTGGCACTCTGGATTAGACATGGGCGCATTTAGAAATGCACCTGTAACAGCGACTGCTCCTGGTAAAGTTGTTTTCGCCGGAAGAAAAGCCGGATATGGGCGCGCGGTAGAGGTTGATCACGGGTTTGGTTTTATGACTCGTTACGGACATCTTGCCAGCATCAATGTAAAAAAAGGTGATTCCGTCATACTTGGTCAAAAGGTTGGTGGTATGGGTACAACAGGTAGATCTACTGGAGTACACCTTCACTATGAAGTACACTTCCGTGGTAAAACGTATGATCCAATTAAATTTCTAAGGGCCGGAAAACATGTTCACCAAGGGTAA
- a CDS encoding ribonuclease E/G, whose product MPGPDKLKVSEYVCDHIGLRVRVLADMQGRLVRLHLDPWSTRNKRAELGQIWRGRVLNKEPGARGCLVDIGLKQPTFLQINKTAPPNGALVDVKIKSEARFEKSAVSVLDNRASNIKLQSSDVGFLIEAAEDPFYIGVDVAGVIEGEEAADIALEAIDEALQTKCNLIGGGCIYVEPTRALISVDVDAGNRINKGNRSQFAVETNLLAADAIANKLSLSSLAGLVVIDFLKMTTKEHAIQVPSAFEGALSKYLGRKSQLARLSQFGILEVNIAHTFSPIPHIVASLDNGEWYALRFLRELERQATGSRGAFFLCNVSQRIHRWLQASSIEWSKRLVERIGKRFEIVEDATLEKSEFKIGPQK is encoded by the coding sequence ATGCCGGGGCCTGATAAGCTTAAAGTTAGCGAATATGTATGTGACCATATAGGCCTACGGGTACGCGTGCTGGCAGATATGCAAGGTAGGCTTGTACGGCTTCATTTAGACCCTTGGAGCACACGCAATAAACGCGCAGAGCTCGGGCAGATTTGGCGTGGGCGTGTGCTAAATAAAGAACCTGGCGCGCGCGGATGCCTTGTTGATATTGGTTTAAAACAACCGACCTTCCTTCAAATCAATAAAACTGCACCTCCCAATGGAGCGCTTGTAGATGTAAAAATAAAATCTGAAGCGAGATTTGAAAAAAGTGCAGTTTCTGTTCTTGATAACCGCGCAAGCAACATAAAACTTCAATCTTCAGACGTCGGATTTCTAATTGAGGCTGCTGAAGACCCGTTTTATATCGGCGTGGATGTAGCTGGGGTCATTGAGGGTGAGGAAGCAGCTGACATAGCACTTGAAGCTATAGATGAAGCTTTACAGACTAAATGTAACCTAATTGGCGGCGGATGCATTTATGTAGAGCCAACACGTGCTCTAATTTCCGTTGATGTTGATGCAGGAAATAGGATTAATAAAGGTAATAGGTCTCAATTTGCCGTCGAGACAAATTTGCTGGCAGCTGACGCTATAGCAAATAAGTTATCCCTATCTTCTCTAGCGGGTTTGGTTGTCATTGATTTTTTAAAAATGACTACAAAGGAGCATGCGATTCAAGTTCCGTCCGCTTTTGAGGGGGCGCTTTCAAAATACTTAGGACGTAAAAGTCAGCTGGCACGGCTTTCTCAATTTGGCATTTTGGAGGTGAATATAGCTCATACATTCTCTCCTATACCTCACATTGTAGCAAGCTTAGACAATGGGGAATGGTATGCTTTGAGGTTTCTTCGAGAGTTGGAACGCCAAGCCACTGGGAGCCGTGGGGCGTTTTTCCTTTGTAACGTATCTCAGCGTATTCATAGGTGGCTGCAAGCCTCTTCTATCGAATGGTCAAAGCGTTTGGTGGAGCGTATCGGGAAGAGATTCGAAATTGTAGAGGATGCGACACTCGAAAAGAGTGAATTTAAGATAGGGCCGCAGAAATGA
- a CDS encoding protein-tyrosine-phosphatase, whose translation MASDADIQSVLFVCTYNAVRSIMAEALLKGICGRQKYVQSAGVHMGGEPDVFVIAAMKEVGIDVSHHSPRALSDMNEGSFDLIIALSEEAHLFAIEETRTESVDIEFWPTYDATSTTGSRDRKMEAYREVRDQLLAKIKDRFAK comes from the coding sequence ATGGCTAGTGATGCGGACATTCAGTCCGTTTTGTTTGTTTGTACTTACAATGCTGTGCGTTCGATTATGGCTGAAGCACTATTAAAAGGTATTTGTGGGCGTCAGAAATATGTTCAATCTGCGGGAGTTCATATGGGCGGTGAGCCTGATGTGTTTGTTATTGCTGCGATGAAAGAGGTTGGAATTGATGTTTCACATCATTCCCCTAGAGCATTATCAGACATGAATGAGGGTAGTTTTGATCTGATTATTGCGCTTTCAGAGGAAGCACATCTTTTTGCAATTGAAGAAACTCGCACAGAATCAGTGGACATTGAGTTCTGGCCGACATACGACGCTACTTCAACAACGGGTTCGCGAGACCGTAAAATGGAAGCGTATCGTGAAGTTAGGGATCAATTGCTAGCGAAGATTAAAGATAGATTCGCTAAATAG